From Priestia filamentosa, a single genomic window includes:
- the aguA gene encoding agmatine deiminase, with the protein MSLSITNSTPKKDGFRMPGEFEQHAGTWMLWPVRTDTWRNGAKPAQQVFAKVVSSISEFEPVTVGVNAEQYENARAMLPHHVRVVEISSNDAWMRDIGPTFVKNEEGEIRGINWGFNAWGGLQGGLYFPWDLDLMVKKKVLEIENKNCYECTEFILEGGSITVDGEGTLITTEQCLLNKNRNPHLSKSEIEDRLKEYLNIEKVIWLKDGLIGDETDGHVDDLAFFVRPGEVAIGWTEDVNHPQYHVHQEAYKILKEATDAKGRPLIIHKIELPNELILSKEASENIDFASSSYKREEGMPFVATYINCYLCNGAVIVPSFDDPSDDKARKKFEEIYPDRKVILIDTRELPIAGGNIHCITQQQPASTSQKNY; encoded by the coding sequence GTGAGTTTATCAATTACAAATAGTACACCTAAAAAGGACGGGTTTAGAATGCCCGGAGAGTTTGAACAACATGCAGGTACATGGATGTTATGGCCTGTTAGAACAGATACGTGGCGCAATGGAGCAAAACCTGCACAACAAGTTTTTGCTAAAGTAGTAAGTTCTATCTCTGAGTTTGAACCTGTTACCGTAGGTGTGAACGCAGAACAGTACGAAAATGCAAGAGCTATGCTTCCTCATCATGTTCGAGTTGTAGAAATCTCTTCAAATGATGCTTGGATGAGAGATATTGGTCCTACATTTGTAAAGAATGAGGAGGGAGAGATAAGAGGAATAAACTGGGGGTTTAATGCTTGGGGAGGACTTCAAGGAGGATTATACTTTCCCTGGGATCTTGATTTAATGGTGAAAAAGAAAGTTCTTGAAATCGAAAACAAAAACTGTTATGAATGTACAGAATTTATCTTAGAAGGTGGATCTATTACGGTAGACGGAGAAGGAACTTTAATTACAACAGAGCAATGTCTATTAAACAAGAACCGCAACCCACATCTTTCTAAAAGTGAAATTGAAGATAGATTAAAGGAGTATTTAAACATTGAAAAAGTAATATGGCTTAAAGATGGATTGATAGGAGATGAAACAGATGGACATGTAGATGACTTGGCTTTTTTTGTTCGTCCAGGAGAAGTTGCTATTGGCTGGACAGAAGATGTTAATCATCCTCAATACCATGTTCATCAGGAAGCATATAAAATACTAAAAGAAGCTACAGATGCGAAGGGCAGACCTCTAATCATTCATAAAATTGAATTACCTAATGAACTTATTCTCTCTAAGGAAGCCAGTGAGAATATTGATTTTGCATCGTCTAGTTATAAGCGTGAAGAAGGCATGCCTTTTGTTGCCACATATATTAATTGCTATCTATGCAACGGAGCTGTAATTGTTCCTTCATTTGATGATCCAAGTGATGATAAAGCTCGAAAGAAATTTGAGGAAATTTATCCAGATCGAAAAGTCATCTTAATAGATACGCGTGAGCTTCCGATAGCTGGAGGAAATATTCATTGTATTACACAACAACAACCTGCATCTACGTCTCAGAAAAATTATTAA
- a CDS encoding sigma-54 interaction domain-containing protein, whose amino-acid sequence MSPIFLSSEIKMMLDQLKDGIYIANKNGVTLWINQTSEKQLGVKRKDIIGKTADELEARNLFTPSVTKIVLKKRKTISKAQTSKGIQYLATGSLIELEETGEEYVIVHVKDISEMVKNAFKLKKAETLMSQYWNEIQKMKSEKRVETGEKRLIGTSDAHNEVMDLLRRVANFDATILLQGETGVGKSVFAKEVHVLSDRRNQPFVQVNCGALPANLIESELFGYKKGAFTGANSRGKTGLIEEASGGTLFLDEIGEFPLELQPKLLQFLQDKSFLPIGSTVLQHSDTRIITATNQDLLQLVKEKRFREDLYYRLNVIPIEILSLKERREDILPLAHHFLQTYNYKYQRNVVLSKEVQPFFYRYNWPGNIRELENLIERLVITVRQEKILENDLPYHMLKTDDEPASLGAEEEELQGKSLSEYLDSIERKMILRAYSKYKSTRKMAEKLGLTQSAVVRRMKKYDIS is encoded by the coding sequence ATGAGCCCTATCTTTTTAAGCTCAGAAATAAAAATGATGCTTGATCAATTAAAAGATGGTATTTATATAGCTAATAAAAATGGAGTAACATTATGGATTAATCAAACAAGTGAAAAACAACTAGGTGTGAAGCGAAAAGATATTATTGGGAAAACAGCTGATGAACTAGAAGCACGAAATTTATTTACTCCTTCTGTCACAAAAATTGTACTAAAGAAAAGAAAAACAATATCTAAAGCTCAAACTTCAAAAGGAATTCAATATTTAGCTACAGGTAGTTTAATTGAATTAGAGGAAACAGGAGAAGAATACGTAATTGTGCATGTTAAAGATATTTCTGAGATGGTTAAAAATGCTTTTAAACTTAAAAAAGCAGAAACTCTTATGAGTCAATACTGGAATGAAATACAGAAAATGAAAAGTGAGAAAAGGGTCGAAACAGGAGAAAAGCGACTTATTGGAACGAGTGACGCACATAATGAAGTAATGGATCTTTTAAGAAGAGTTGCTAATTTTGACGCTACTATTCTATTACAAGGAGAAACAGGAGTCGGAAAAAGCGTGTTCGCAAAAGAAGTCCATGTTTTAAGTGACCGAAGAAATCAACCATTTGTTCAAGTAAACTGTGGAGCTCTTCCAGCTAATTTAATTGAGTCAGAATTGTTCGGTTATAAGAAAGGAGCTTTTACAGGGGCTAACAGCAGAGGAAAAACAGGTTTAATAGAAGAAGCCTCTGGTGGAACCTTATTTTTAGATGAAATTGGTGAATTCCCTCTAGAACTACAGCCTAAACTGCTTCAATTTCTTCAAGATAAGTCGTTTCTTCCTATTGGTTCTACAGTTTTACAGCACTCTGATACAAGGATAATTACAGCAACAAACCAGGATTTACTACAGCTTGTAAAAGAAAAACGTTTTAGAGAAGATCTGTATTATCGGTTAAATGTCATTCCTATAGAGATTCTTTCCCTTAAAGAACGAAGAGAAGACATTCTCCCACTTGCACATCACTTTCTTCAAACGTATAACTATAAATATCAAAGAAATGTCGTATTATCAAAAGAAGTTCAGCCTTTTTTCTATCGTTATAACTGGCCTGGAAATATCCGTGAACTAGAAAATCTTATCGAAAGACTTGTTATTACAGTAAGGCAAGAAAAAATCTTGGAAAATGACTTGCCATACCACATGCTAAAAACTGACGATGAACCAGCTTCATTAGGAGCAGAGGAAGAGGAGTTACAAGGAAAAAGTCTTTCTGAGTATTTAGATAGTATAGAGCGTAAGATGATTTTAAGAGCTTATTCTAAATATAAATCTACTCGTAAAATGGCAGAGAAGCTTGGCTTGACTCAATCTGCCGTTGTACGTCGAATGAAAAAATATGATATCTCCTAA